The Linepithema humile isolate Giens D197 chromosome 2, Lhum_UNIL_v1.0, whole genome shotgun sequence genome has a segment encoding these proteins:
- the Nup37 gene encoding nucleoporin Nup37, with amino-acid sequence MDEAVTTPPTFKRNFFERIYCVELSPYEWSQHLVCIALAKEIVIGTIRFQDEDDRVEGMEYNPIRTFHHDTRPHAVAWSPETSLSVVPKILTFCVAGADFKIRLYNSNLNDINMYEILEGHKDYTNAISYEPEGELLASVSDDHTCKLWAIKEDQKCVSTFYLTSPGTSVCWHCEESGKLLVAEKNGLIRMYNVRSQQAIMSLDSGTVPLTTADWGPNPLKVVSMAAGELLLWDVSRPSRPLDERTLHLEGGLMVKFSQANENLVASIGWPDNLLKVFSLKSKQVILCGKVQLVGGMTWHYKLPYICAGSDRELCFWRVNAS; translated from the exons ATGGACGAGGCAGTCACCACGCCGCCTACTTTCAAACGGAATTTCTTCGAGCGGATTTATTGCGTGGAACTGTCGCCGTACGAATGGTCGCAGCATTTAGTCTGCATCGCTCTCGCAAAGGAAATTGTCATCGGTACTATTAGATTTCAG GATGAAGATGACCGTGTGGAGGGCATGGAATACAATCCTATCAGGACTTTTCACCATGATACTAGACCTCACGCAGTTGCTTGGAGTCCAGAGACCTCCCTGAGTGTTGTCCCCAAGATCCTCACATTCTGTGTTGCCGGTGCGGATTTCAAGATCAGATTGTACAATAGCAACTTAAATGACATTAATATGTACGAG attttagAGGGACACAAGGATTACACGAACGCAATTTCTTATGAACCAGAAGGTGAATTGTTAGCATCGGTTTCCGATGATCACACCTGTAAATTATGGGCAATTAAGGAGGACCAGAAGTGTGTGTCCACGTTTTACCTGACATCGCCCGGCACGAGCGTTTGCTGGCATTGCGAAGAATCTGGGAAGCTTTTAGTAGCAGAAAAGAACGGTTTAATACGCATGTACAATGTCAGAAGTCAGCAGGCTATCATGTCCCTAGATTCCGGCACTGTTCCTCTCACTACCGCAGACTGGGGGCCCAATCCTTTAAAAGTTGTATCGATGGCTGCGGGAGAATTGCTGCTCTGGGACGTTTCCAGACCTAG ccGTCCTCTTGATGAGCGCACGCTTCACTTGGAAGGTGGTTTAATGGTAAAGTTCTCGCAGGCGAACGAAAATCTAGTCGCGAGCATTGGCTGGCCGGATAATTTGTTGAAAGTGTTCAGTTTAAAATCCAAACAAGTGATATTGTGCGGAAAGGTTCAGTTAGTCGGCGGCATGACGTGGCATTATAAACTGCCTTACATCTGTGCTGGAAGTGATAGAGAACTATGTTTCTGGCGAGTAAATGCAAGCTGA
- the LOC105677520 gene encoding gem-associated protein 5 — MNETLLPPSPNWYINSIFACSRRRTLAWGAKNFIVIAKQKEDNDTLQYSIIKDPTAVYDKITAVAFCPQPHNSDDATDPELLLSANDDDKIRIWNVDTLELIMEFSFKNGSKSIVGVDWSTNNVAYAVTSQGFLMCCNIQYESSKIVPLGKLTATCLACCPHEENLVAIGAKSGLIYVVNKETILYRLRGHNEEVVSLSWCPSAMNVISANDKRDLLLASGGKDKSVFIWRAGRDGRYEMVIHLPNAPNTNSFQQHKSKLGVKGGVWTAVCWAEPKTLLTSSVWGELLSWDLSTNVNTTVNSNKIKPLHTLIHAYHSRGLFCIATEPRNDMLSDNWRATSELTVWTLAQDRWIICCKQNSDPEKPPILKYKIPTQAGFVYCMASCPIETSRIAFGVGDEMLRLWNLSESHTTTFDVIAHWQKIKGKIRTISWFPDDESTVAFGTSEGRVGIFEAIGTLSKPPILFRQYHRNIVYKIEWVQLESEYYLFSCSERELVAFKKSEPDAEPMSIIKNGCTEFSWKSNVCLAIALENGSIVFYNQKLKKRGSTIHIVRNTVNCLVWHPDSTTTDKWMSPNANYLAVASDSENIVIYDLSELIQILKATDTEDTAQSDHDSEEDRKTFKLVASLKGHSDRVVCLAWCPHVSGLLVSGSYDGTAQVWNVEKQELLSTFSGHDGTVLSCMWSPLKPQFIITGSSDFTIRIWDYGATAQSPRSAVKKKYKPLKKIQSKTDDSNVQNGLNSLMSSISLTERTKSEVSLYKKKEKRCYFNRYNKAVTKSKLLDFVKTDIRKNENQENCTLADLSLFCEKKEDFMTLIAAEQSAQEDLDAITEMAVWCNGNESGYMSLEDNLRRAAKNQKLNDFLVSLAPNVSTRMWREMCEAYAHQLITQKNVEKAVSYLLCIHKIYEAIEVFLNVKMFKESYALARCRLDAEDLIMKKILLSWAEWTIGVGQLEQAAHCYIKLGQLDKATEVLARRKDVCCLELASELAFLNGDEGYGVSLITEAVKRALVKSDWSKARALITDVRQLQYLNVYVDVHEAIMHSYGKRSALDLLQTWLQGQENDRVLQSLEREYNASYYEALCKDAIINMTSKKETINIVHFSTSYELAKAVACNSKETRLKHITMALSIVFEDEKILAEKGAKHGLRADERFFTYILTILDKKPTEESDDNIYAKSDYFVSQSIRAYLCVGILDWMLDYSDQLSVKEETQLTQLVLNLLTDAISDITVFYENKFNETDQLVQKLTDFTCSPNYNEEEYNVQIGEIEKLKTIERSFKKERVCMPNPSIVFSKACSVIDLLRNEMNQFQLLDFLHELVETEKIKPLELENNLLVKLKYLSNVIKEGTLEE; from the exons ATGAACGAAACTTTGCTGCCTCCTTCACCGAACTGGTATATAAACAGTATTTTTGCTTGCTCGAGACGCAGAACTCTGGCATGGGGTGCCAAGAATTTTATCGTTATTGCCAAGCAGAAAGAGGATAATGATACTCTGCAGTATTCTATCATTAAAGATCCTACTGCTGTTTACGACAAAATCACCGCAGTGGCTTTCTGTCCCCAACCTCATAATTCAGATGATGCAACTGATCCAGAGTTATTACTTTCTGCGAATGACGATGATAAAATTAGGATTTGGAATGTGGACACATTAGAATTAATCATGGAATTCTCATTTAAGAAT GGGAGCAAGTCAATAGTAGGAGTTGACTGGTCAACCAACAATGTGGCATATGCAGTAACTTCCCAGGGCTTTTTAATGTGTTGTAACATACAATATGAATCATCCAAGATAGTGCCTCTGGGAAAACTAACGGCTACATGTTTGGCATGTTGTCCTCATGAAGAAAATCTTGTAGCGATAGGTGCCAAAAGTGGATTAATTTATGTTGTTAACAAGGAAACAATATTGTATAGATTGAGAGGACACAATGAGGAAGTAGTTAGTTTATCCTGGTGTCCTTCTGCCATGAATGTAATAAGTGCAAATGACAAGAGGGATCTACTTTTAGCTTCCGGTGGAAAAGACAA ATCCGTGTTTATTTGGAGAGCTGGTAGAGACGGCAGGTACGAGATGGTGATACATTTACCAAACGCGCCAAACACAAATTCCTTTCAGCAACATAAAAGCAAGCTCGGTGTTAAGGGCGGAGTTTGGACTGCAGTGTGTTGGGCAGAGCCCAAGACACTTCTGACTAGCTCAGTCTGGGGGGAACTCCTTTCTTGGGACCTCTCGACGAACGTGAACACAACTGTTAACTCGAACAAAATCAAGCCTTTGCACACGTTGATCCATGCATATCACAGTAGGGGATTGTTTTGCATAGCCACCGAACCTAGAAACGATATGTTGTCTGATAATTGGAGAGCAACTTCTGA ACTCACGGTCTGGACTTTGGCGCAAGATCGCTGGATTATATGTTGCAAGCAGAACAGCGATCCTGAGAAACCGCCGATTCTAAAGTACAAGATTCCCACACAAGCGGGATTTGTCTATTGCATGGCATCCTGTCCCATCGAAACTTCGCGCATTGCGTTCGGCGTGGGAGACGAAATGCTGCGTTTGTGGAACTTGTCTGAATCTCATACAACAACTTTCGACGTTATCGCACATTGGCAGAAAATAAAGGGCAAAATAAGGACG ATATCGTGGTTCCCTGATGACGAATCCACAGTGGCGTTCGGCACTTCAGAGGGTCGTGTTGGCATATTTGAAGCAATCGGTACTTTGAGCAAGCCACCCATATTATTCAGGCAGTATCATAGAAACATCGTTTACAAGATCGAATGGGTTCAACTCGAGtcagaatattatttgttttcctGTTCGGAACGGGAACTGGTAGCGTTTAAGAAATCCGAGCCGGACGCtg AACCTATGTCTATAATAAAGAATGGGTGCACCGAGTTTTCTTGGAAATCCAATGTGTGCTTAGCGATCGCACTGGAAAATGG ATCGATAGTGTTCTACAATCAGAAACTGAAGAAACGCGGCAGCACGATACATATCGTAAGAAATACAGTGAATTGCTTAGTGTGGCACCCCGATAGTACAACGACGGATAAATGGATGTCGCCTAATGCAAACTATTTGGCCGTTGCCTCCGATTCGGAAAACATAGTAATTTATGATCTGTCAGAGCTGATACAAATTTTGAAGGCAACGGACACCGAGGACACTGCGCAGAGCGATCATGACAGTGAAGAAGATCGCAAGACGTTTAAGTTGGTAGCGTCGCTAAAAGGACATTCCGATAGAGTGGTTTGTTTAGCTTGGTGTCCGCATGTCAGCGGGCTTTTAGTGTCCGGCAGCTACGACGGTACCGCGCAa GTGTGGAATGTTGAAAAGCAGGAATTGTTAAGCACGTTCTCTGGTCACGATGGAACCGTTCTGTCCTGCATGTGGAGTCCCCTCAAAcctcaatttataataaccgGCTCCTCGGACTTCACGATACGCATATGGGATTACGGCGCGACAGCACAGTCGCCACGATCTGCTGTGAAGAAGAAGTACAAGCcattaaagaaaattcaaaGTAAAACGGACGATTCGAACGTGCAGAATGGTTTGAACAGTCTGATGAGTTCCATTTCTCTTACCGAACGCACAA AGTCTGAGGTGTCGctatataagaaaaaagagaaaagatgtTATTTCAATAGATACAATAAAGCAGTAACTAAATCTAAGCTTCTGGATTTCGTCAAGACCGACATAAGAAAGAAtgaaaatcaagaaaattgCACTCTCGCGGACTTATCGCTGTTTtgtgaaaagaaagaagatttCATGACACTCATCGCTGCAGAGC AGTCAGCGCAAGAAGATTTAGACGCCATTACTGAAATGGCTGTGTGGTGTAACGGAAACGAATCTGGATACATGTCTCTGGAAGACAATCTGCGACGTGCAGCCAAGAATCAGAAACTGAATGACTTTTTGGTGTCACTCGCGCCGAACGTTTCCACGAG AATGTGGAGGGAAATGTGCGAAGCGTACGCGCACCAGTTAATAACGCAAAAGAATGTGGAGAAGGCGGTGTCATATTTGCTTTGCATACACAAAATTTACGAAGCTATCGAGGTATTTCTGAATGTCAAGATGTTCAAGGAATCTTACGCGCTCGCGAGATGTAGATTGGATGCTGAGGATCtgattatgaaaaaaatattattgagttGGGCCGAATGGACTATTGGAGTCGGTCAGCTAGAACAGGCAGCTCACTG TTACATAAAACTGGGACAGTTGGACAAGGCGACGGAGGTCCTCGCTCGTCGTAAAGATGTGTGCTGCTTGGAACTGGCTTCTGAATTAGCGTTTCTAAACGGCGATGAAGGATATGGCGTATCATTAATTACGGAAGCAGTGAAACGTGCTCTCGTCAAATCAGACTGGTCGAAAGCGCGCGCCCTCATCACGGACGTTCGACAGCTTCAG TATCTAAACGTGTACGTAGATGTTCACGAGGCGATTATGCACTCGTATGGGAAACGGTCCGCGTTGGATTTATTGCAGACATGGCTCCAAGGACAGGAAAACGATAGGGTGTTGCAAAGTCTTGAAAGAGAATACAATGCCTCTTATTACGAAGCCTTGTGCAAGGacgcaattattaatatgactTCGAAAAAAGAGACAATCAATATAGTG CACTTCAGCACCAGTTATGAACTAGCTAAAGCGGTTGCGTGCAACTCAAAAGAGACCCGATTGAAACATATAACAATGGCATTAAGCATCGTGTTTGAGGACGAAAAGATATTGGCGGAAAAAGGAGCGAAACACGGACTAAGGGCAGACGAAAGATTCTTCACTTATATTCTCACAATATTGGACAAGAAACCAACGGAAGAGTCAGATGACAACATTTACGCAAAGAGTGATTATTTCGTGTCGCAAAGTATACGTGCGTATTTATGCGTTGGCATTCTGGACTGGATGCTGGATTATTCGGATCAACTATCAGTTAAGGAAGAGACACAGTTAACGCAGCTGGTATTGAATTTGCTGACCGATGCCATAAGTGACATAACTGTGTTTTATGAGAATAAGTTTAATGAAACCGATCAATTGGTTCAAAAACTTACGGATTTCACGt gtTCACCGAATTACAATGAAGAAGAATATAATGTGCAGATCggagaaatagaaaaattaaaaactattgaaaGAAGTTTTAAGAAGGAACGGGTTTGCATGCCGAATCCTAGTATTGTTTTCTCCAAGGCTTGCTCAGTTATCGACCTACTACGTAATGAAATGAACCAATTTCaacttttagattttttacatGAGTTGGTCGAAACAGAAAAGATAAAGCCATTGGaattagaaaacaatttattagtaaaattaaagtatctgTCTAATGTTATAAAAGAAGGTACATTAGAAGAATAA